TCCAGGGATCACTACTTGCGGCAAACCAGACCAGCATCGCAATAGAAGAAATTATTGCCGCCATTGTGATATAGAAGGTCACTTTTTCACCTCGTGGATCAACAGCCCTTCCCTGTCCTTCGAAATGACAACTTCCTCAGGGGTCATTGTAATAGAGATGATCTTCCCAAATTCAACGATTCTGTTTTCCGGTACCTTTTCGCTTCTTACCGTGAATACGGGTTTCGAGAAGATAATTCTGAATGATTGGAAGACTGCAACAGGCAAAGCGAGCATAATTCGAAATACGGTGCCGAAGACCGGACCGGGTCGGATAAGCCTTGCAGATACATATTGCACGAGGACAGATACTAGCAAACCCGATACCGCCGAGGCTAGAGTGAATCTTCCAAAAAAGGTGATCCACAGAAAAAACGAGATTATGAAAATCATCTAGTCCCACCTCAAAGGTTTGGCCCTGAAATTCTCCTTAGATTCGAAATGCTGCATCCATCCAGTGAGACCAAATCTATCTATCACATCAAGTGCATAATCGTATTCCTCTTCCGAGATTTTTCTCGATAGTTCGTAGTGCTCTCTCGCCCTGTAAACTGGTCGATACTGTGACATAAGCGATATGGGAACGGACGAAGACAATTCAAAGGCAACAAACTCCGCCATCTCTTCTGTACCCGCTATTCCTTCAGGTAGAACAAGATGCCTGACAATAACTCCTCGCATTCTTTCTTCTCTGAATGAGCCAGTCTGTCTAAACATATCCTTCACCGCCTTCTTTGTGACAGTCCAGTAATCGGGGACAAGGGAATATTTCTCTCCAACCGCATCGTTGGTGTATCTTATATCTGTTAGATAGATATCGACGATTCCATCGAGAAGCTGTAAAGTACTTACTTCTTCATAACCGCTAGTGTTGAACACTACTGGAAGGAAAAAGCCCTCCTCAAGTGCAAGTTCGTAGGCTTTGAGGAAGCCATACAAATTGGGAGTTGGAGTGACGAGATCGATGCAAGCGGCCCCTTCCTCCTGAATCTTCATGAAGTGTCGAGATAGCTCTTCAAATGAAAAGACCTTGCCTGCGTTCTTTTGACTGAAAGCGAAGTTTTGACAGTAGAGGCAGCTCATTGTGCAGCCACTGAAAAAGACTGCACCTGCACCGCCTTCCTTCACCAAAGGTGGTTCTTCCCCAAAGTGCAGTACTGCTGCTGAAACTCTTGGTTCAATCCTCTGCATG
This sequence is a window from Mesotoga infera. Protein-coding genes within it:
- a CDS encoding radical SAM protein, whose amino-acid sequence is MGSNAERLVKVQKAIENTRERLHSCDLCPKKCHVNRYETPGSCMQRIEPRVSAAVLHFGEEPPLVKEGGAGAVFFSGCTMSCLYCQNFAFSQKNAGKVFSFEELSRHFMKIQEEGAACIDLVTPTPNLYGFLKAYELALEEGFFLPVVFNTSGYEEVSTLQLLDGIVDIYLTDIRYTNDAVGEKYSLVPDYWTVTKKAVKDMFRQTGSFREERMRGVIVRHLVLPEGIAGTEEMAEFVAFELSSSVPISLMSQYRPVYRAREHYELSRKISEEEYDYALDVIDRFGLTGWMQHFESKENFRAKPLRWD